Proteins from a single region of Runella sp. SP2:
- a CDS encoding Gfo/Idh/MocA family protein, whose amino-acid sequence MKHTPFSRRSFIKTAAVGTASLSLPTIIPASAFGANDRVRVAVIGINGRGKDHISGFSKLANVEVAALCDVDNVVLQERAADFEKKNNKKVKTFQDLRKVYEEKEIDAVSIATPNHWHALAAIWACQAGKDVYVEKPGCHNIYEGRKLVEAATKYNRIVQHGVQLRSSVAMQEAIKHLREGLIGNVYMARALIYKWRPDIGNQPTSPVPAGLDWDLWQGPAQARAFSKNYVHYNWHWFWDYGNGDIGNQGIHETDLALWGLDVGLPEEITSAGGKFLWNDCKETPETLTSTYIYPKQKKVIEVEVRPWMTNKEDGVEVGNLFYGDKGYMVINGYNDYKTYLGKERTPGPARKEGGDHYQNFIDAVRAHDKKLLNGPVETAHLSASLAHLGNIAYRLDRKLKFDPTTEKFVGDKEANAMLSRKYRAPFIVPDKV is encoded by the coding sequence TTTCCCGCCGTTCGTTTATCAAGACGGCGGCAGTGGGCACGGCTTCGTTGTCGTTGCCAACAATTATCCCTGCCAGTGCTTTTGGGGCCAATGACCGCGTACGCGTTGCCGTCATCGGTATCAATGGCCGTGGAAAAGACCACATTTCTGGCTTTTCAAAATTAGCCAATGTAGAAGTAGCTGCCTTGTGCGACGTAGATAACGTCGTGTTACAAGAAAGAGCGGCTGATTTTGAGAAAAAAAACAACAAAAAAGTCAAGACGTTCCAAGATTTGCGGAAGGTCTATGAAGAGAAAGAAATTGATGCCGTCAGTATCGCTACCCCTAACCACTGGCACGCGTTGGCGGCGATTTGGGCCTGCCAAGCGGGAAAAGATGTTTATGTGGAAAAACCAGGCTGTCATAATATTTACGAAGGTCGAAAACTCGTAGAAGCTGCGACTAAATACAATCGGATTGTGCAGCACGGGGTACAGTTGCGGAGTTCGGTGGCCATGCAAGAAGCCATCAAACACCTCCGCGAAGGACTGATTGGGAATGTCTATATGGCGCGGGCGTTGATTTATAAATGGCGTCCCGACATTGGCAATCAGCCCACGTCGCCCGTGCCTGCGGGGTTGGATTGGGACTTGTGGCAGGGTCCCGCCCAAGCCCGTGCTTTTAGTAAAAATTACGTACACTACAATTGGCACTGGTTTTGGGACTATGGCAATGGCGACATTGGCAACCAAGGCATTCACGAAACCGACCTCGCGTTGTGGGGCTTGGACGTAGGACTGCCCGAAGAAATCACGTCGGCAGGTGGGAAGTTTTTGTGGAATGACTGCAAAGAAACGCCCGAGACGCTGACGTCAACCTACATTTATCCCAAACAAAAAAAGGTGATTGAGGTAGAAGTACGCCCGTGGATGACGAATAAAGAAGATGGCGTGGAAGTTGGAAACTTATTTTACGGCGATAAAGGCTACATGGTTATCAACGGTTACAACGACTATAAAACGTATTTGGGGAAAGAGCGTACGCCAGGCCCTGCCCGCAAAGAAGGCGGCGACCACTACCAAAACTTTATTGATGCTGTGCGTGCCCACGACAAAAAACTCTTGAATGGCCCCGTGGAAACGGCGCATTTGTCGGCTTCGTTGGCGCACTTGGGCAATATCGCCTACCGCCTCGACCGCAAACTCAAGTTTGACCCAACTACCGAAAAATTTGTGGGAGATAAAGAGGCCAACGCGATGCTTTCTCGCAAATACCGCGCTCCTTTTATTGTACCAGATAAAGTATAG